A portion of the Candidatus Limnocylindria bacterium genome contains these proteins:
- a CDS encoding P-loop NTPase, which yields MKRVLLIEDLPQVAQHLQSMLAREKEIEVAGVQSQADAAIAQIATEKPDVVMIDSLLQGKVTAVDIAKRIRTASPGTRIIMVTVPQKPLDSKDEAAVDAVFVLPGGANELALVLGVGKAARPQNGLMIAVYSPKGGTGKTTLAVNLAVVLRRQGKSVALMDGVMQFGAIRHAMQIPPATRSFVDLPTAGAMKTSLAEVLWEGPSGVHVLLAPAKPEEVDLIQGGDIGSAMNMLAETHDYVIVDTPSRLTEDALAILDTANLILMVVTYMNATVANSRSAIDTFEALGYKGRKPILLVVNQADTPGGMSKQAVEHALNLPIIAEIPTDWKTVSESLNKQQPFVLGSPQAPVSRAVEALAHGLVTQQRK from the coding sequence ATGAAACGCGTTCTTCTCATCGAAGACCTGCCACAGGTCGCGCAACACCTTCAGTCGATGCTGGCCCGCGAGAAGGAAATCGAAGTGGCAGGTGTCCAAAGCCAGGCCGACGCCGCGATCGCACAGATCGCGACCGAGAAGCCGGACGTCGTCATGATCGACTCGCTGCTGCAGGGCAAGGTCACTGCCGTCGACATTGCCAAGCGCATACGCACGGCATCCCCGGGCACGCGGATCATCATGGTCACCGTTCCGCAGAAACCGCTCGATTCGAAGGACGAGGCGGCCGTCGACGCGGTCTTCGTGCTCCCGGGCGGCGCGAACGAGCTCGCGCTCGTGCTCGGCGTCGGCAAGGCGGCGCGGCCGCAGAACGGTCTGATGATCGCGGTGTACTCACCGAAGGGTGGCACGGGCAAGACGACGCTCGCCGTGAACCTCGCGGTCGTTCTACGCCGTCAGGGGAAGTCGGTCGCGCTGATGGATGGTGTGATGCAGTTCGGCGCCATCCGTCACGCGATGCAGATCCCGCCGGCGACGAGGTCGTTCGTTGACCTGCCGACCGCGGGCGCGATGAAAACGTCGCTGGCCGAGGTCCTCTGGGAGGGCCCGTCCGGTGTGCACGTGCTCCTCGCGCCGGCGAAACCCGAGGAGGTCGATCTCATCCAGGGCGGCGACATCGGCAGCGCGATGAACATGCTGGCCGAGACGCACGACTACGTCATCGTGGACACGCCTTCACGGCTCACCGAAGATGCGCTCGCGATCCTCGACACCGCGAACCTCATCCTCATGGTGGTCACGTATATGAACGCGACCGTCGCGAACTCGCGCTCGGCGATCGACACGTTCGAAGCCCTCGGCTACAAGGGCAGGAAGCCCATCCTGCTCGTCGTCAATCAGGCCGATACGCCCGGCGGGATGTCGAAGCAGGCCGTCGAGCACGCGCTCAACCTGCCGATCATCGCGGAGATCCCGACCGACTGGAAGACCGTAAGCGAGTCATTGAACAAGCAGCAGCCGTTCGTCCTCGGGTCGCCGCAGGCGCCCGTGAGCCGCGCCGTCGAAGCGCTCGCGCACGGCCTCGTCACACAGCAACGGAAGTAG
- a CDS encoding DUF1461 domain-containing protein, translating to MSSDHASSTTGKIEVALFAVGFAMAGLVLLALLWSSAGAYADMARAAGTESTTFIDHTSGANVAMGLGPLVQEHRVWSTYVTGGTADPPEPGRFYTADEISHMVDVRRVFDGAKLLIPAGLFVMAIRLQRARARSAEAMFRLARDGAVAAGVVVATLGVIAALAFEQAFLLFHEVFFPQGNFLFDPATSNLVRLYPDWYWEGITFRIGLTFIAVAAAVVVAASVGLRRARSTRLATE from the coding sequence GTGAGTTCCGACCACGCGAGTTCGACCACCGGCAAGATCGAAGTCGCGCTGTTCGCGGTCGGCTTCGCGATGGCCGGCCTGGTTCTTCTCGCGCTGTTGTGGTCGAGTGCCGGCGCGTACGCAGATATGGCTCGGGCAGCGGGGACCGAAAGCACGACGTTCATCGATCACACAAGTGGTGCGAACGTCGCGATGGGGTTGGGGCCTCTCGTTCAGGAGCATCGGGTCTGGTCGACGTACGTGACCGGCGGCACGGCTGATCCACCTGAGCCTGGGCGCTTCTACACCGCCGACGAGATCTCGCACATGGTCGACGTTCGGCGCGTCTTCGACGGCGCGAAGCTGCTCATCCCGGCTGGGCTCTTCGTCATGGCGATTCGGCTTCAGCGCGCGCGGGCGCGCAGCGCCGAAGCGATGTTCCGCCTCGCGCGGGACGGCGCGGTCGCGGCAGGCGTCGTCGTTGCCACCCTTGGCGTCATCGCCGCGCTCGCGTTCGAACAGGCCTTCCTGCTGTTCCACGAGGTCTTTTTTCCGCAGGGCAACTTCCTGTTCGACCCTGCGACGAGCAACCTGGTTCGGCTGTACCCGGACTGGTACTGGGAGGGCATCACATTCCGCATCGGTCTTACGTTCATCGCGGTCGCCGCCGCGGTGGTCGTCGCGGCCTCCGTGGGACTTCGCCGCGCTCGCTCCACTAGACTCGCCACCGAATGA
- the ychF gene encoding redox-regulated ATPase YchF, with translation MNLVSTITGLPYVGKTTLFNLLTGGHAATGAFAGAEGETNVGVAKVPDHRVDKLAAMYKPKKTTFAEVTYRDLGLAPRVATGAAGHATQAGQGISAQKLGDLRTSDALVHVVRAFRDASVPHVNSSVDPKRDLATLELELLFADHVVVERRLERIEPELRSAKGPEREQKERERAVLQKAMAALDAETPLRDVGLDEEERKEVRGYRFLTLLPQLVVANLDEGDVADPDAVLGPLREAAAKHRAMSVVGVCAKLEAEIAQLEPGEAAAFRADLGLHEPALDRVIHATYELLGLISFFTVGEDEVRAWTIPARLPAQQAAGAIHSDLERGFIRAEVIGWEDLLKAGSEANAKKQGIMRTEGKTYTVKDGDVIHVLFNV, from the coding sequence GTGAATCTCGTTTCGACGATCACCGGTCTGCCGTACGTCGGCAAGACGACACTCTTCAACCTGCTCACGGGCGGGCACGCCGCGACGGGCGCGTTCGCGGGCGCCGAGGGCGAGACGAACGTCGGCGTGGCGAAGGTCCCCGACCACCGGGTCGACAAGCTGGCGGCGATGTACAAGCCGAAGAAGACGACGTTCGCGGAGGTCACCTACCGGGATCTCGGTCTCGCGCCGCGCGTCGCGACCGGTGCCGCAGGTCATGCGACGCAGGCGGGACAGGGGATCAGTGCGCAGAAGCTAGGCGACCTTCGCACCTCTGACGCGCTCGTGCACGTGGTGCGTGCGTTCCGCGACGCGTCGGTGCCGCACGTCAACTCGAGCGTCGATCCGAAGCGCGACCTCGCGACCCTCGAGCTCGAGCTGCTGTTCGCCGATCACGTCGTCGTCGAACGGCGGCTGGAGCGTATAGAGCCGGAGCTGCGCTCGGCGAAGGGTCCCGAGCGCGAGCAGAAGGAGCGCGAGCGCGCCGTCTTGCAGAAGGCGATGGCCGCTCTGGATGCGGAGACGCCGCTGCGCGATGTCGGGCTCGATGAGGAAGAGCGCAAGGAAGTGCGTGGGTACCGCTTCCTGACGCTCCTCCCGCAGCTCGTCGTCGCGAATCTCGACGAGGGCGACGTCGCCGATCCCGACGCCGTGCTCGGGCCGCTGCGCGAGGCCGCCGCGAAGCATCGCGCGATGTCCGTGGTCGGCGTGTGCGCGAAGCTGGAGGCGGAGATCGCGCAGCTCGAGCCCGGCGAGGCGGCCGCGTTCCGCGCGGACCTCGGCCTACACGAGCCCGCGCTCGATCGCGTCATCCATGCGACGTACGAGCTGCTCGGTCTCATCTCGTTCTTCACGGTGGGCGAGGACGAGGTCCGCGCGTGGACGATCCCCGCACGACTTCCCGCGCAGCAGGCTGCGGGCGCGATCCACTCTGACCTCGAGCGCGGGTTCATCCGTGCCGAAGTGATCGGCTGGGAAGACCTGCTCAAGGCCGGCTCCGAGGCGAACGCGAAGAAGCAGGGGATCATGCGAACCGAGGGGAAGACCTACACGGTCAAGGACGGGGACGTGATCCACGTGCTGTTCAACGTTTGA
- a CDS encoding PfkB family carbohydrate kinase, protein MSADLLAIGHVARDEFEGEPTWRLGGTALYAAATAARLGTRTALVTRVGPIEKPALEERCAQLGITLHELPSSATTTFGFRYVEGKRFMRLTARAKGIGPADVPANWRGARAVVLGSVAHELDRSLFGTTSPRATVLVAQGYLREWSANGAINPRPWDDADEIVPLVSAVVLSEDDVAGDLTTPRRWARNGRVYVTLAERGVLVLDRGSETTVAGYPAERVVDPTGAGDAFAAGLAIALADGRPPEDCARFANAVASFAVEGVGMETLADRARVDARMR, encoded by the coding sequence GTGAGCGCGGACCTCCTCGCTATCGGTCACGTTGCGCGGGACGAGTTCGAGGGCGAGCCGACCTGGCGGCTCGGCGGCACGGCGCTCTACGCGGCGGCGACGGCGGCGCGTCTCGGAACGCGCACGGCGCTCGTAACGCGCGTCGGTCCGATCGAAAAGCCCGCGCTCGAGGAGCGCTGCGCGCAGCTGGGGATCACGCTGCACGAGCTCCCATCGTCCGCGACGACGACGTTCGGGTTCCGCTACGTCGAGGGCAAACGGTTCATGCGCCTCACCGCACGCGCGAAGGGGATCGGGCCAGCGGATGTTCCGGCTAACTGGCGCGGTGCGCGCGCTGTCGTGCTCGGCTCCGTCGCGCACGAACTCGACCGCTCGCTGTTCGGGACGACGTCGCCACGCGCGACGGTGCTCGTCGCCCAGGGTTATTTGCGCGAGTGGTCCGCGAACGGCGCGATCAATCCGCGCCCGTGGGACGACGCCGACGAGATCGTGCCGCTCGTCTCCGCGGTCGTGCTCAGTGAGGACGACGTCGCCGGCGACCTCACCACGCCGCGTCGGTGGGCACGGAACGGCCGGGTCTATGTGACGCTCGCGGAACGCGGCGTGCTCGTGCTGGACCGCGGCTCCGAGACGACGGTCGCCGGCTATCCCGCCGAGCGTGTCGTGGACCCGACCGGCGCCGGTGACGCATTCGCCGCGGGGCTCGCGATCGCGCTTGCGGACGGTCGCCCGCCAGAGGACTGCGCGCGCTTCGCGAACGCGGTCGCGTCGTTCGCGGTGGAGGGTGTCGGGATGGAGACCCTCGCCGATCGCGCGCGTGTCGATGCCCGGATGCGCTAG
- the murI gene encoding glutamate racemase codes for MFDSGVGGLTVLKELRRQLAGESTIYLGDEARMPYGPRPAEEVIAFTRQAMRWFATRDCKLIVLACNTATAQALEAVRDESAVPIIGVVRPGAAAAIASSPRRSIGVVATVGTVRSGAYVRAVRDLDPLCDVMQQACPKLVPMVEAGKAGTPEALEAVREYVGPLLSEGGVVTPVVDTLLLGCTHYPLLREEFSKVAGPGVRVVDSATTTALAVREVLQSHRLLADGATPRHRVFATGPVTHFTEVARTIFGEKLPEVEAATLT; via the coding sequence GTGTTCGACTCCGGAGTCGGCGGCCTCACGGTACTGAAGGAGCTGCGCCGCCAGCTCGCCGGCGAATCCACCATCTACCTCGGCGACGAGGCACGGATGCCGTATGGTCCACGGCCCGCGGAGGAGGTCATCGCCTTCACGCGCCAGGCGATGCGCTGGTTCGCTACGCGGGATTGCAAGCTCATCGTGCTCGCGTGCAATACGGCCACCGCGCAGGCGCTCGAGGCGGTACGCGACGAGTCCGCGGTGCCGATCATCGGCGTGGTCCGACCGGGCGCGGCCGCGGCGATCGCGTCATCGCCGCGGCGATCGATCGGCGTGGTCGCGACGGTCGGAACCGTCCGCTCCGGCGCGTACGTCCGAGCGGTGCGGGATCTCGACCCGCTCTGCGACGTCATGCAGCAGGCCTGTCCAAAACTGGTCCCGATGGTCGAGGCGGGGAAGGCCGGCACGCCCGAGGCGCTGGAGGCGGTGCGCGAGTACGTCGGGCCACTCCTGAGCGAGGGCGGCGTCGTCACGCCCGTCGTCGACACGCTCTTGCTTGGCTGCACGCATTACCCGTTGCTCCGTGAGGAGTTCAGCAAGGTGGCCGGGCCGGGCGTCCGTGTCGTCGACTCCGCAACCACGACCGCGCTCGCGGTGCGCGAGGTCCTCCAGTCGCACCGGCTGCTCGCCGACGGCGCGACGCCGCGCCATCGGGTCTTCGCGACCGGGCCGGTCACGCATTTCACCGAGGTCGCCCGCACGATCTTCGGCGAGAAGCTTCCCGAGGTGGAGGCGGCGACGCTGACGTGA
- a CDS encoding amino acid ABC transporter permease, with translation MRPDTWPMFLDPAIWGFFFEGLRETIYLALVSVALSFVVGLLLALGRLSRRRWIRWPSIFYIEAVRALPVLLLIVYFGIKGSALFRPIFGADFELPRFWAGVLGLSMYTSAVLAEIIRAGIVSLPRGQTEAARALGLSHAETMRSVILPQALRLMVPAMMAQLTTVIKDTSLVGTIGIFELLRQGRTIYTQFFNPVEVLAIVATIYFVICFALSQASRRLELGYVPKVARVKIQDIALRDQAA, from the coding sequence ATGCGTCCGGACACGTGGCCGATGTTCCTCGACCCAGCGATCTGGGGATTCTTCTTCGAGGGCCTGCGAGAGACGATCTACCTCGCGCTCGTCTCCGTGGCGCTGTCGTTCGTGGTCGGCCTCCTCCTCGCGCTGGGCCGCCTCTCGCGGCGGCGCTGGATCCGCTGGCCGTCGATCTTCTACATCGAGGCCGTGCGCGCACTGCCGGTGCTGCTCCTCATCGTCTACTTCGGCATCAAGGGATCGGCGCTCTTCCGCCCGATCTTCGGCGCCGACTTCGAGCTGCCGCGCTTCTGGGCCGGCGTGCTGGGTCTTTCCATGTACACGAGCGCCGTCCTCGCTGAGATCATCCGCGCCGGCATCGTGAGCCTTCCGCGGGGACAGACCGAGGCCGCTCGCGCGCTCGGACTGTCTCACGCCGAAACGATGCGATCGGTGATCCTGCCGCAGGCGCTGCGCCTGATGGTCCCGGCGATGATGGCTCAGCTCACCACGGTGATAAAGGACACCTCGCTCGTGGGGACGATCGGGATCTTCGAGCTCCTGCGCCAGGGGCGGACGATCTACACGCAGTTCTTCAATCCTGTCGAGGTGCTGGCCATCGTCGCGACGATCTACTTCGTGATCTGCTTCGCGCTGTCACAGGCCTCACGGCGTCTCGAGCTCGGTTACGTCCCGAAGGTGGCGCGGGTCAAGATCCAGGACATCGCCCTCCGGGACCAGGCCGCCTAG